The following are encoded together in the Bacillota bacterium genome:
- the nagA gene encoding N-acetylglucosamine-6-phosphate deacetylase yields the protein MGKASAKRVILKGKDVITPEGVITDGFIEIADGTITRVGSAGEYRAMAAWGQEDVEIMDETGKIISPGFIDIHVHGGGGHEFSEGTLDAIEAAVRAHAQHGTTALLATPASLPQDKLANCARAVKEAMGRDLKGAQILGMHLEGPWLNPTKKGAQDPEAIRRPDIREFEEIWDASGNSVRHVTMAPEVVGGFEMIRVLKERGITISAGHSAASYEQVLNAIKCGLTHTTHAFNGMVPLHHRDPGLVGAVLTRDELTTEMIVDGFHLHAAIVNLLYRCKGRERLALVTDSIMAAGMPEGTYHLAGLKVKLSGDGSVRLADGTLAGSILTMDRAVSNTAKFLGVPIHDVIPMASIVPARIIGVDNKKGSLEVGKDADIVVLDDDGTVHKTIVRGQVVYSA from the coding sequence ATGGGAAAGGCTTCGGCAAAAAGGGTTATACTAAAGGGCAAGGATGTGATCACCCCCGAAGGAGTTATTACTGATGGATTCATTGAAATCGCGGACGGAACCATAACCAGGGTGGGATCAGCTGGCGAATACCGGGCGATGGCTGCCTGGGGGCAGGAAGACGTGGAAATAATGGATGAAACGGGGAAGATAATTTCCCCAGGCTTTATTGATATTCACGTTCATGGTGGTGGAGGGCATGAATTTTCAGAGGGGACTCTTGATGCCATTGAGGCTGCCGTCAGAGCCCACGCTCAGCATGGAACGACTGCTCTCCTGGCGACCCCGGCATCGCTCCCACAGGATAAGCTGGCGAATTGCGCCAGGGCGGTCAAAGAGGCCATGGGGCGCGATCTAAAGGGGGCGCAAATCCTCGGGATGCATCTCGAGGGGCCTTGGCTCAATCCCACCAAAAAGGGCGCTCAGGATCCCGAGGCCATCCGTCGTCCTGATATCCGTGAATTTGAAGAGATCTGGGATGCAAGCGGGAATAGCGTGCGCCATGTCACCATGGCTCCCGAAGTGGTGGGTGGCTTCGAGATGATCCGGGTGCTGAAAGAACGAGGGATTACCATATCTGCCGGGCATTCGGCGGCGAGCTATGAACAGGTATTGAATGCCATCAAATGCGGCCTTACTCATACTACTCATGCATTTAATGGGATGGTCCCGTTGCATCATAGAGATCCCGGCCTGGTCGGCGCTGTCCTGACCCGAGATGAGCTTACCACGGAGATGATAGTAGATGGCTTCCATCTTCATGCAGCTATTGTGAATTTGCTTTACCGCTGCAAGGGACGGGAGAGGCTAGCCCTGGTCACTGATTCTATCATGGCGGCTGGAATGCCTGAAGGGACATATCATCTTGCCGGGCTCAAGGTTAAGCTCAGCGGCGACGGATCTGTGCGCCTTGCGGATGGCACCCTGGCAGGCAGCATCCTCACTATGGACAGGGCAGTGTCTAACACTGCAAAATTCCTGGGGGTTCCTATCCATGATGTGATTCCCATGGCATCGATAGTCCCGGCTAGGATCATCGGGGTGGACAATAAGAAGGGGTCTTTGGAGGTTGGCAAGGACGCGGACATTGTCGTTCTTGATGATGATGGGACCGTGCATAAGACCATAGTAAGGGGGCAGGTAGTCTATAGCGCCTGA
- a CDS encoding NTP transferase domain-containing protein gives MKAVIMAGGKGTRLRPLTYDMPKPMVRMANRPMMEHVVRLLARSGFRDIIVTLCYLPEKIQSYFDTGERFGVDLRYSIEETALGTAGSVKKVEKDLGGTFLVISGDALTDINLAPAIEFHRSKGAMATILLTRVENPLEYGVVITEKDGRIRQFLEKPGWGEVFSDTVNTGIYVLEPDVLEYVEPGTQFDFSKDLFPLLLKNRAPVLGYVVDGYWCDVGTLDQYRKSHNDILNSHVKVDIDGEQIQEGVFVGVGTHLDDGVRISGPCIIGSDCIIEKDVEIGEFTVIGSGSALQRGASLRRTILMDKVYVSEGAELRGCIVDNRVMIKPRAMILEGAVIGHKATIGEKAIVRPQVRIWPEKTVEDAVTVSTNLIWGTRCSRRLFGANGVSGVLNAEITPEFAARLAAAFGSAIPAGKDGDRAVVVSCDAHGPSRMLKRAIIAGLLSCGVDVFDLGHITTPVSRYAVGTLGAQGGIHIRMAPTDPGQILFEFLDSMGINISRGLERNIETIFFNDDFQRSPSTQIGEVAFLTKVAEQYLEGLLRQLNVDAIRQRRFKVAVDYDPGSLSLLLPSFFERLGCEVVMVGGAMGQTASAKTAPEIREALSGIKKLVKDTSGDVGVVVDNNAERLLLVDELGREIAEDTLLVLMSILSFKAGEGSRVAVPVTAPGVIETLAKVYKGQVIRTKADPRSIMEKTIEQRIFISDHQGPPTFQPAFDALMMFGKVLEVLAEEKLTLSSLVSMIPEFYMSKSSIGCPWESKGKIMRTLIENTDVNSVELIDGVKIHQERGWALVLPDSDHPELHIVSEAQSPDEAAALQNLIMSKISEIQQKDQP, from the coding sequence GTGAAGGCGGTCATAATGGCTGGAGGCAAGGGCACACGACTCCGGCCCCTTACGTACGATATGCCTAAGCCCATGGTGAGAATGGCAAATCGTCCAATGATGGAGCATGTAGTGAGGCTTCTTGCCAGGTCCGGCTTCAGGGACATTATTGTTACGCTTTGTTACCTGCCGGAAAAGATCCAGAGTTATTTCGACACCGGTGAGCGTTTCGGGGTCGATCTGAGATACTCCATTGAAGAGACTGCTCTGGGCACGGCCGGCAGTGTCAAGAAGGTAGAAAAGGATCTTGGCGGCACTTTTCTGGTGATCAGTGGAGATGCGCTGACAGATATCAACCTTGCTCCGGCTATCGAATTCCACCGGTCAAAGGGGGCTATGGCGACGATCCTGCTGACACGGGTCGAAAACCCTCTGGAATATGGGGTCGTTATTACAGAAAAGGATGGCAGGATAAGGCAATTCCTCGAGAAGCCTGGGTGGGGAGAGGTCTTCAGTGATACCGTGAATACAGGCATCTATGTTCTGGAACCAGATGTCCTGGAATATGTTGAGCCCGGGACGCAGTTTGATTTCAGCAAGGACCTTTTCCCATTGCTTCTCAAAAATAGGGCGCCGGTTTTGGGATATGTTGTCGATGGCTACTGGTGTGACGTTGGTACCCTTGATCAATACCGCAAGAGTCATAATGATATCCTGAATTCACATGTGAAAGTGGACATAGATGGCGAACAGATTCAAGAAGGAGTATTTGTGGGGGTAGGGACGCATCTAGATGATGGAGTCAGGATTTCCGGGCCCTGCATAATCGGGTCTGACTGCATTATCGAAAAGGATGTTGAGATCGGCGAGTTCACAGTGATAGGCTCGGGATCGGCTCTGCAAAGGGGGGCTTCCCTCAGGCGAACTATTTTGATGGATAAAGTATATGTTAGCGAAGGCGCAGAACTCAGGGGATGTATAGTAGATAATCGCGTGATGATCAAACCCAGAGCTATGATCCTCGAGGGGGCCGTCATCGGCCACAAAGCCACGATAGGCGAGAAGGCTATAGTAAGGCCTCAAGTAAGGATATGGCCTGAGAAAACTGTCGAGGATGCGGTTACTGTAAGCACAAACCTCATATGGGGCACTCGTTGCTCCAGGCGCCTTTTTGGAGCAAATGGGGTATCAGGTGTCTTGAATGCGGAGATCACCCCTGAATTTGCGGCAAGGCTGGCGGCTGCCTTTGGGTCGGCGATCCCAGCAGGTAAAGATGGAGATCGTGCGGTAGTGGTTTCATGTGACGCTCATGGCCCATCCAGGATGCTGAAACGTGCCATAATAGCGGGCCTTCTGTCATGCGGGGTGGATGTATTCGACCTCGGCCACATCACAACTCCAGTTTCGCGTTACGCGGTCGGCACCCTAGGCGCCCAGGGTGGAATACATATCCGCATGGCTCCCACAGATCCCGGCCAGATTCTTTTTGAGTTTCTGGACTCGATGGGGATAAACATCTCCAGGGGGCTGGAAAGGAATATTGAGACCATCTTCTTCAATGATGATTTCCAGAGGTCTCCTTCAACGCAGATTGGTGAAGTGGCCTTCCTCACAAAAGTGGCAGAACAGTACCTGGAGGGCTTGTTAAGGCAGCTCAACGTGGATGCCATACGACAGAGAAGATTCAAAGTAGCCGTGGATTATGATCCCGGAAGTCTTTCCCTGTTACTCCCCTCGTTTTTTGAGAGGCTGGGGTGTGAGGTGGTAATGGTTGGAGGTGCGATGGGGCAGACTGCCTCTGCCAAGACGGCACCGGAGATCAGGGAGGCCCTTTCCGGCATAAAGAAGCTGGTCAAGGATACAAGTGGGGATGTTGGAGTAGTGGTTGACAACAACGCTGAGAGGCTGTTGCTGGTGGATGAACTTGGCCGCGAAATAGCGGAAGATACCCTCTTGGTTTTGATGTCCATACTTTCATTCAAGGCAGGCGAAGGCTCGAGAGTAGCGGTGCCTGTCACAGCGCCAGGAGTCATAGAGACCCTTGCCAAGGTTTACAAAGGCCAGGTTATACGAACCAAGGCCGATCCTCGATCTATCATGGAAAAGACTATCGAACAGAGGATTTTCATAAGCGATCATCAGGGTCCGCCGACGTTCCAGCCAGCATTTGACGCGTTGATGATGTTCGGGAAGGTCCTGGAAGTTTTGGCAGAAGAGAAGCTGACACTATCCAGCCTTGTCAGCATGATTCCCGAATTTTACATGAGCAAGAGCTCGATTGGGTGTCCATGGGAATCCAAGGGTAAGATAATGCGGACTCTGATTGAAAACACAGATGTGAATTCGGTGGAGCTCATAGACGGGGTCAAGATCCACCAGGAGCGGGGGTGGGCGCTTGTCTTGCCGGATTCCGACCACCCCGAACTGCATATTGTTAGTGAGGCGCAAAGCCCGGACGAGGCGGCCGCTCTCCAGAACCTCATCATGTCCAAGATCTCGGAAATACAACAAAAAGACCAACCCTGA
- a CDS encoding glycosyltransferase family 4 protein, producing the protein MRIFMLSWEYPPRVIGGLARHVHQLSAAMARMGHDVHVFTCGEVSDSKSAEYGNGALKNGNGAVTCEEGVTVHRVLPSGATPRDFVTWVMQLNFDLLEAAIRESEANGPCEIVHAHDWLTAYSAKALKHAYRIPLVATIHATEWGRNHGLHNDLQRYISDEEWYLCYESWRVICCSDYMRGELKWVFQLPEDKIRVIPNGVDPEEFEVDSDINLSAFRSKYAAPDEKMIFFIGRLVHEKGAHILVEATPKILHYWDKAKIVIAGKGPQEAYLKERAQALGVSGRIYFTGYVDDNTRNLLYRCADIAVFPSLYEPFGITALEAMACGVPVVVSDVGGLAEVVRHGLTGWKVYAGNPGSLADGVLHLLYEPKLADKLRQNALKIVESKYNWPSIAEETIRVYQEILDQYNRSEWSNIRRESVRTNASRMVAYRQFMGDGRYAST; encoded by the coding sequence ATGCGTATTTTTATGCTCTCATGGGAATATCCGCCGCGAGTGATCGGAGGTCTGGCGAGGCATGTTCATCAGCTTTCAGCTGCCATGGCGCGGATGGGGCATGATGTGCATGTGTTTACGTGTGGTGAGGTTTCCGATAGCAAGTCTGCTGAATATGGCAATGGAGCCCTGAAAAACGGGAATGGGGCGGTAACATGCGAGGAAGGGGTCACGGTGCATCGAGTCCTTCCCAGCGGCGCGACCCCGAGAGATTTCGTCACATGGGTCATGCAGCTGAATTTCGACCTCCTGGAGGCGGCTATCCGTGAATCAGAAGCAAATGGTCCATGCGAGATAGTCCATGCCCACGATTGGCTTACGGCTTACTCAGCTAAGGCTCTCAAACATGCATATAGAATTCCCTTGGTCGCCACCATTCATGCCACCGAATGGGGACGGAACCATGGCCTTCATAATGACCTCCAGCGCTACATAAGTGACGAGGAATGGTATCTTTGCTACGAGTCATGGCGAGTCATCTGCTGCAGTGATTATATGCGTGGCGAACTAAAATGGGTGTTCCAATTGCCTGAAGACAAAATCCGGGTCATACCCAATGGTGTGGATCCCGAGGAATTTGAGGTGGACTCAGATATAAACCTCAGTGCTTTTCGTTCAAAGTATGCGGCGCCAGATGAGAAAATGATCTTTTTCATAGGTAGGCTGGTCCATGAGAAAGGTGCCCATATCCTTGTGGAGGCAACTCCGAAAATCCTTCACTATTGGGATAAGGCAAAGATTGTAATAGCAGGCAAGGGGCCTCAGGAGGCCTATCTGAAGGAGCGCGCCCAAGCTCTGGGAGTCTCCGGACGTATTTATTTCACCGGTTATGTGGATGACAACACCCGGAATCTACTTTATCGCTGCGCGGACATAGCCGTATTTCCAAGCCTCTATGAGCCGTTTGGGATAACGGCCCTAGAAGCTATGGCATGTGGCGTCCCTGTGGTGGTTTCCGATGTAGGCGGACTCGCTGAAGTAGTCCGGCATGGCCTTACCGGATGGAAGGTCTATGCTGGCAATCCGGGGTCCCTTGCAGATGGAGTCCTGCATCTACTCTATGAACCTAAACTTGCAGACAAGCTGAGACAGAACGCCCTCAAGATCGTGGAATCAAAGTACAACTGGCCTTCGATTGCAGAGGAAACAATAAGGGTCTACCAGGAAATCCTCGACCAATACAACCGCAGTGAATGGTCGAACATCAGAAGGGAGTCCGTACGGACAAACGCGTCAAGAATGGTGGCATATCGGCAATTCATGGGAGACGGGAGATATGCATCCACGTGA
- a CDS encoding DUF1957 domain-containing protein translates to MSQGYLALVLHAHLPYVRHPEFPEYLEELWLFEAITESYVPLLKMLNGLVRDGVRFKLTLSISPPLILMLKDPLLQERYLRHLNRLIELAEREVDRTRWLPEFNENAQMYRDKFYETRDIYEKQYGGDILLGFQRLARLGVLELITTAATHGYLPLMEIHKDAVRAQIKIAIDLFERTFDMRPVGFWLPECGYNPGDDRFLKDEGIRYFFTDSHGVLFASPRPRYGVYAPIYCDSGVAAFGRDMESSKQVWSAREGYPGDFDYREFYRDIGYELDYDYLKPYLPGGLRVQTGIKYYRITGKTEDKLPYRREWALNKAAIHAGNFMFNRERQVEYLFSVIDRKPIVTAPYDAELFGHWWFEGIEWLDLLIRKMAFDQHIVELTTPGDYLKLNPRNQKSTPSLSSWGYKGYNEVWLEGSNDWIYRHLHKAAERMIELAREYPDANGVLRRALNQAARELLLAQSSDWAFIMKTGTTVPYAIKRTRDHVGRFIKLYDDIKSNSIDESWLAHVEWLDNIFPDIDYRVYTPLAAAQ, encoded by the coding sequence ATGAGCCAGGGATATCTAGCGCTTGTTTTGCATGCTCACCTGCCCTACGTAAGGCATCCAGAATTTCCGGAGTATTTGGAGGAACTTTGGCTTTTCGAGGCAATTACAGAATCATATGTGCCCCTGCTCAAAATGTTGAATGGTCTAGTTAGGGATGGCGTCAGATTCAAGCTGACCCTCTCCATATCGCCGCCTCTCATATTAATGTTGAAGGACCCGCTGCTTCAAGAACGGTACCTCCGCCATTTGAATAGGCTCATCGAGCTTGCCGAGCGTGAAGTCGATAGAACTCGTTGGCTTCCTGAATTCAATGAAAATGCCCAAATGTATAGGGATAAGTTCTATGAGACTCGTGACATTTATGAAAAACAGTATGGCGGAGATATACTGCTCGGATTTCAGCGCCTAGCGAGATTAGGAGTGCTAGAGCTCATAACTACTGCGGCAACCCATGGATATCTGCCCCTCATGGAAATACATAAGGACGCTGTCCGCGCCCAAATAAAGATAGCCATTGATCTCTTTGAGCGCACATTTGACATGAGACCGGTCGGCTTCTGGCTTCCTGAATGCGGGTATAATCCGGGGGACGATAGATTTCTCAAAGATGAGGGGATAAGGTATTTCTTTACAGATTCACATGGCGTGCTGTTCGCATCCCCCAGGCCGCGCTATGGTGTCTATGCCCCGATCTATTGTGACTCAGGGGTGGCGGCCTTCGGACGGGATATGGAATCCTCGAAACAAGTATGGAGCGCGCGGGAAGGCTATCCTGGCGACTTTGACTATAGGGAATTCTACCGGGATATTGGATACGAGCTTGATTATGATTATCTAAAGCCTTACCTGCCGGGAGGGCTCAGAGTTCAGACTGGAATAAAGTATTATCGAATCACGGGGAAAACCGAGGATAAGCTTCCATACCGGAGAGAATGGGCGCTCAATAAGGCGGCAATCCATGCTGGGAATTTCATGTTCAACCGGGAACGGCAAGTCGAATACTTATTTTCTGTCATTGATAGGAAACCCATCGTAACCGCCCCTTACGACGCGGAACTATTCGGCCATTGGTGGTTTGAAGGAATAGAATGGCTTGATCTTCTCATCAGGAAAATGGCATTCGACCAGCACATCGTTGAGTTGACCACCCCAGGCGATTATCTAAAGCTCAATCCTCGGAATCAAAAGTCCACACCATCCCTCTCGAGTTGGGGGTATAAAGGATATAACGAAGTATGGCTCGAGGGAAGTAATGACTGGATCTACAGGCACCTTCACAAAGCCGCCGAGCGGATGATAGAGTTGGCGAGAGAATACCCGGATGCAAATGGAGTTTTGAGGCGCGCCCTAAATCAGGCTGCCCGGGAGTTGCTCCTTGCCCAAAGCAGCGACTGGGCCTTCATTATGAAAACCGGCACCACCGTGCCATATGCGATAAAGAGGACTCGCGACCACGTGGGAAGGTTCATCAAGCTTTATGATGATATCAAATCGAATTCAATAGATGAATCATGGCTGGCTCATGTGGAATGGCTGGATAACATCTTTCCCGACATCGACTATCGCGTCTATACCCCGTTGGCTGCTGCCCAATGA
- a CDS encoding DUF4912 domain-containing protein — MTPEARGANDQENQITPEDLAQDVADDLERQGQLHERPRQAHAAEMAEIQLGGPISEQSVVEPSEMTLSRIPSLDTFQPTYQLATQYDLPPGYGETRVVLMVRDPYWLHAYWEIAHESLMEVERKVSPAGLQQSQKVLRVHDVTNLDFDGTNSWYSFDIHLNNDANNWYINVDRPNRSYCVDLGLKVSDGSFILLARSNIVNTPRDGMSEKFDEEWMTIEALERTVRPTLRMGPSSPEFAREWVESKELRELLMGSEAVSSISSPGLAFPERKRGFWLRADVEVIIHGATDPQASLTIQGVPAKLRPDGTFSVRFALPDGVQVVPIEAKSSDGAECRRITTTIERKTT; from the coding sequence GTGACACCAGAGGCAAGGGGAGCAAATGATCAAGAGAATCAAATCACGCCCGAAGACCTGGCCCAAGATGTAGCCGACGATCTCGAGCGCCAGGGCCAATTGCATGAACGCCCGCGCCAGGCCCATGCCGCGGAAATGGCTGAAATACAGTTAGGTGGACCAATTTCTGAGCAGAGTGTCGTGGAACCAAGCGAAATGACTCTATCGAGGATTCCGTCCCTGGATACGTTCCAGCCCACCTATCAGCTCGCTACCCAATATGACCTTCCTCCTGGTTATGGTGAAACAAGGGTTGTCTTGATGGTGCGAGACCCTTACTGGCTTCATGCTTACTGGGAAATCGCACATGAATCGCTGATGGAAGTAGAGAGGAAGGTCTCCCCGGCAGGCCTTCAACAATCCCAAAAGGTCCTCAGGGTGCATGATGTTACAAACCTTGATTTTGATGGCACTAATTCATGGTATTCTTTTGATATTCATCTGAATAATGACGCCAACAATTGGTATATCAATGTGGATAGGCCCAACCGTTCCTATTGCGTCGACCTAGGTCTCAAGGTATCTGATGGCAGCTTCATCCTGCTTGCGCGTTCCAATATTGTGAACACGCCCCGCGATGGAATGTCGGAGAAGTTCGATGAGGAATGGATGACGATAGAGGCTCTCGAGCGAACGGTGAGACCAACGCTCAGAATGGGACCAAGCTCTCCAGAATTCGCACGAGAATGGGTTGAAAGCAAGGAACTCAGAGAGCTTCTGATGGGATCGGAAGCTGTAAGCAGTATATCGAGCCCAGGTCTCGCATTCCCCGAGAGAAAACGGGGGTTCTGGCTAAGGGCCGATGTCGAGGTTATAATTCACGGCGCTACAGACCCTCAAGCTAGTCTGACGATTCAAGGCGTTCCCGCGAAACTGAGGCCTGACGGGACTTTTTCCGTTAGATTCGCTCTCCCGGATGGAGTTCAGGTGGTTCCAATAGAAGCAAAGTCCTCGGATGGCGCGGAATGCCGTCGCATAACCACAACCATCGAAAGAAAAACGACATAA
- a CDS encoding PHP domain-containing protein translates to MAPDSRHFYIIADFHTHTTYSHGKGSVEDNVRAGRERGLRFVGIADHGPANLFGIGVKDLDAYQDIRREAERCNLKYGDVEALTCAEANIITRDGDLDVPLAVARNLDVVLAGLHVMIRGKTASDSWVLAGRNFIARYSRWLRRRARVDNTKAVIEAVMKNPIDVITHPDFGVSIDTEELASACARTGAALEINARHASSSEDFIKTAAKQGVLFCVGSDAHCPEEVGDLECALHAAARSGLASDRIVNSAETFGERKVNWRNKWWKKVDL, encoded by the coding sequence ATAGCGCCTGACTCGAGACATTTCTATATCATTGCGGATTTCCACACCCATACAACATATAGCCATGGCAAGGGGAGTGTTGAAGACAATGTTCGGGCCGGCCGCGAGCGAGGGCTTAGATTCGTGGGGATCGCTGACCATGGCCCTGCTAACCTTTTCGGAATCGGCGTGAAGGACCTGGATGCGTATCAGGATATCAGGCGAGAGGCAGAAAGGTGCAACCTCAAGTATGGCGATGTGGAAGCTCTGACATGCGCTGAGGCTAATATCATCACCAGAGATGGCGACCTGGATGTGCCGCTGGCCGTCGCAAGGAATCTAGATGTGGTCCTTGCTGGTCTACATGTGATGATCAGGGGCAAGACGGCGAGTGACAGCTGGGTTCTTGCCGGCAGGAATTTCATTGCGCGCTATAGCAGGTGGCTGAGACGGCGGGCGCGTGTCGACAATACCAAAGCAGTCATCGAGGCGGTTATGAAGAATCCCATCGATGTGATTACACATCCGGATTTTGGTGTTTCAATTGATACGGAGGAATTAGCCAGTGCCTGCGCCAGGACCGGGGCCGCCCTCGAGATAAACGCAAGGCATGCAAGTTCGAGCGAAGACTTCATCAAGACGGCCGCTAAGCAAGGTGTGTTGTTTTGTGTCGGGAGTGACGCCCATTGTCCTGAGGAGGTGGGCGATCTGGAATGTGCCTTACATGCCGCAGCAAGATCTGGTCTTGCGAGTGACCGGATAGTGAATTCGGCGGAAACTTTTGGGGAGAGGAAGGTCAACTGGAGGAACAAATGGTGGAAAAAGGTCGATTTGTGA